The following proteins are co-located in the Hevea brasiliensis isolate MT/VB/25A 57/8 chromosome 11, ASM3005281v1, whole genome shotgun sequence genome:
- the LOC110648195 gene encoding protein tesmin/TSO1-like CXC 5, whose protein sequence is MEQSEAVSDFAPKKLARQLDFSAICRASANVVLPPSQAPQSHLRLQTHAPQPPPQQVQPQPLLHLQLQTPPKQSQAIPQLHALPQQVPVVRRIPHPVQILPLPTMPLAKQESPGPRPRKNVEAKDGTPKKPKQCNCKNSRCLKLYCECFAAGIYCNGCNCLNCCNNVANEKARQEAVGATLERNPNAFRPKIASSPQSLDTREDAREAQMIGKHNKGCHCKKSGCLKKYCECFQANILCSDNCKCMDCKNSEGSEERRSLFHGNHNGIACMRRPANADVSGAIGSSGYGTPIESKKRKREEFLGSVTKDQSAKYQQENHVRNSAASSSPLSAAVSHSANATVLGSSKFTYKSPLAGILQPQDVKEICSLLVVLSQEAKKALAGKMDRQPERENNHYFEPTSASSVHGREDSVNGPDIHRTLADDCVNGNKAGRERNNDSRTGDDLANGRPASPEIDLMCHEQEMVFMEAGLTTGMGGLCQNKTQISSNGHECSEVYAEQEKLILTRFRDFLNRLVTCGSIKETMYSPSAKSNMGNQQEPADRLIICAETEIGNHKKAYSNGDAKSSVVATSTSNGILPILSALPVKNEEINPEKKS, encoded by the exons atggAACAAAGTGAAGCGGTTTCTGATTTTGCGCCAAAAAAATTGGCGCGGCAGTTGGATTTTTCGGCAATTTGTAGAGCATCAGCGAATGTGGTTTTGCCGCCGTCGCAGGCGCCACAATCACATCTGAGGTTACAGACACATGCACCGCAGCCGCCACCCCAACAGGTTCAACCGCAGCCTctattgcatttacaattacaaaCGCCACCGAAGCAGTCGCAGGCAATTCCGCAATTGCATGCCCTGCCACAGCAAGTGCCGGTGGTGCGTCGGATTCCTCACCCCGTGCAGATACTTCCGCTGCCAACAATGCCGCTGGC CAAGCAAGAGTCTCCTGGACCACGTCCAAGAAAGAATGTTGAAGCAAAAGATGGTACTCCTAAGAAACCAAAGCAATGTAATTGCAAAAATTCTCGATGCTTGAAGTT GTATTGCGAGTGCTTTGCTGCTGGAATTTATTGTAACGGTTGCAATTGCTTAAATTGTTGCAATAATGTGGCAAATGAGAAGGCTAGGCAAGAGGCTGTTGGAGCTACCTTAGAGCGCAATCCAAATGCTTTTAGACCTAAGATTGCTAGCAGCCCGCAATCTCTGGATACAAGA GAAGATGCAAGGGAAGCTCAAATGATAGGTAAGCACAATAAAGGATGCCACTGCAAGAAATCAGGGTGCCTCAAGAAATACTGTGAGTGCTTCCAAGCCAATATTTTGTGCTCTGACAATTGTAAGTGCATGGACTGCAAGAATTCTGAAGGAAGTGAAGAAAGGAGATCTCTCTTTCATGGCAATCATAATGGCATAGCCTGCATGCGACGGCCAGCAAATGCAGACGTTAGTGGGGCCATTGGATCATCTGGCTATGGGACCCCTATAGAATCCAAGAAGAGGAAAAGAGAGGAATTCTTAGGCAGTGTTACTAAAGATCAATCAGCAAAATACCAACAG GAAAATCATGTGAGGAATTCTGCAGCTTCTTCTTCTCCCTTATCTGCCGCTGTTTCTCATTCTGCTAATGCAACTGTATTGGGATCTTCAAAGTTCACATACAA GTCTCCTTTGGCAGGCATACTTCAACCACAGGATGTGAAGGAGATATGCTCGCTCTTGGTCGTACTTTCACAAGAAGCTAAAAAGGCACTTGCAG GGAAAATGGATAGGCAACCGGAGAGAGAAAACAATCATTATTTTGAACCTACTTCTGCTTCATCCGTACATGGGAGGGAAGATAGTGTAAATGGTCCTGATATCCATAGAACTTTGGCTGATGATTGCGTAAATGGGAACAAAGCAGGAAGAGAGAGAAACAATGATTCAAGAACTGGAGATGATCTTGCAAATGGAAGGCCAGCATCACCAGAAATTGATTTGATGTGCCATGAACAAGAAATGGTATTTATGGAAGCTGGGCTAACCACTGGGATGGGAGGACTGTGTCAAAACAAAACTCAGATATCATCTAATGGGCATGAGTGCTCAGAGGTTTATGCTGAGCAAGAAAAGCTCATCTTGACCAGGTTCCGGGATTTTCTCAATAGGCTTGTCACTTGTGGGAGCATTAAAG AAACAATGTACTCTCCATCAGCCAAGAGTAACATGGGGAACCAACAAGAACCGGCAGATAGATTGATCATATGTGCTGAAACTGAAATAGGAAATCACAAGAAGGCATACAGTAATGGCGATGCGAAATCTTCTGTAGTCGCAACTTCTACTTCTAATGGTATTCTGCCTATATTGTCTGCATTGCCTGTTAAAAATGAAGAGATTAATCCAGAAAAGAAGAGCTAA
- the LOC110648198 gene encoding protein EMBRYONIC FLOWER 1, protein MEKNVVVEENNQSNSSNLLSKSVESSIKIDSISIDLINANQKTDAENCQHFSIRGYVSEFRKKDWKMCWPFAPDSDCNKHDEQARGLPSLHVPKFRYWRCHNCLSDIGAKGIGNDYGTILTSCTGALKSNSICSHASILENVAMLLSDFQQSPQLHILEEKKVDANVSANLNNATEYHPVPCIDKKEKKTEVASPTVGHNMESAGNLNEEMHRLTTEIPSLTQKTYHTEDIVNLKSKCNGSIDLFKPACGHHEVADAELTGSLNCMVKSSSKIHETGKIISLDDQHNGLTACGKSEEAGNIDKACSADKGQASGHPSLKLDECDYASSESAEIMVGNNLQDLHHDNSSGLHRRKTRKVRLLTELLCENGDGDTDNVRTDDSLSTVIPDALTVGDKLRAPLSQVAISGNVRRGLGQHRKRKLDQDEDWRPLETSSPIKACKEARILKRDLESTDAIEKAFARMHLQTSMKNGCTKRRIDGSPSIGKKKSKKSLISNESSSLAIIQEKVPNGIGNKTGDISNGNAADGVLLKSMHNEVTDREADFFPLSTQRNDRKSSFKKKSKMPQVDDPQASLIPWNHGMLKEDLISRKDAEFLQTEPLRLPYHSAQVTASEKGLNLSLNSYMTKQKYDMRHNLQVEDRRMSLITQQEGTAEDQVNRNAAETTYVGNFSFASKPILDIPCGKGEYIGMSSKRTTGRMPFHNEKQNYTSQFDIGNCSHLQQKNFYGTTGNMKTIGIQECSVLARKDGDQRANKVSEQGALDDIPMEIVELMAKHQYERCQPDGEHDRCQLEMTNNTKIGQAMDFSKAYGSGEMSLFQQETSQKRNLPVKNGITKRGENLGPAKQKSVEYFSRADLNQFNMSKLQQTPAPPGFKAFFQCQEKPSSGFHHSASSSGRQNSAQNCKWVGDVVGKRSFHNCLQTSGTCNACQGIPQQSKETNHLWSTMMPNHMPFVYNIPQKCAALSPNLDVLSNSPCSMPKENRSGDHGLKLLNQNAASFGRPNRNGSETLRTCSEYPFPCKHNGIELNQKPMGSLDLYSNETIPAMHLLSLMDAGLRSRAPINLDVTPKFLKRPSITHDQEPIEFSRLDSGAYQATNTMKHTSYDYQGKNKLAEDSHGRISAIPAVVGPSASSFKHDKCFKATDFFSQVSQEKVKGEGFDSRTQNKGCRSQKSIGPGGNFGTNCGSIPVHSMQTMFFGASDSMFPLQFQGLENLTKNKLEVPSGTRPVHPHKSSSETGICSVNRNPADFSVPEAGNLYMIAGEDLKFGKLVPFANGYGSNKLIGQKRPKKHSAVKDHRRHLTS, encoded by the exons ATGGAGAAGAATGTTGTGGTGGAGGAGAATAATCAAAGTAACAGTTCTAACCTTCTTTCCAAGTCTGTGGAGTCATCCATTAAGATTGACTCAATATCTATAGATCTCATCAATGCCAATCAGAAGACAGATGCAGAAAACTGTCAACATTTTTCAATACG TGGATATGTATCTGAATTTCGCAAAAAAGACTGGAAGATGTGTTGGCCATTTGCTCCAGACAGTGACTGTAACAAGCATGATGAACAAGCACGTGGGCTTCCTTCCTTACATGTTCCAAAGTTTAGATATTGGCGTTGCCATAACTGCCTGTCAGATATTGGTGCCAAaggcattggaaatgattatggGACCATCCTTACGTCTTGTACTGgtgcattaaaatcaaatagcatTTGTTCCCATGCATCGATCCTTGAAAATGTTGCAATGCTACTATCTGATTTTCAGCAATCTCCACAGCTACACATTCTTGAGGAGAAAAAGGTTGATGCTAATGTTTCAGCTAATCTGAATAACGCCACTGAATATCATCCTGTGCCATGCattgataaaaaagaaaagaaaactgaaGTTGCAAGTCCCACCGTAG GGCACAATATGGAGTCCGCTGGTAATTTGAATGAGGAAATGCATAGATTGACTACAGAAATTCCAAGCCTGACGCAGAAAACATATCATACAGAAGACATAG TAAATCTAAAATCAAAGTGTAATGGATCTATAGACCTATTCAAGCCAGCCTGTGGACATCATGAAGTTGCTGACGCTGAATTGACTGGAAGTCTCAATTGCATGGTTAAAAGTTCTTCTAAGATTCATGAAACTGGGAAAATAATTTCTCTGGATGATCAACACAATGGGTTAACAGCTTGTGGAAAATCAGAAGAAGCAGGTAATATTGACAAGGCATGTAGTGCAGACAAAGGTCAAGCAAGTGGGCATCCTTCCCTGAAATTGGATGAGTGTGATTATGCTTCATCTGAGAGTGCTGAGATCATGGTTGGGAATAATCTTCAGGATCTTCATCATGATAATTCAAGTGGGTTGCATCGGAGAAAAACTAGAAAAGTGCGTCTGCTAACTGAATTGTTATGTGAAAATGGTGATGGAGACACAGATAATGTTAGGACTGATGATTCTTTATCCACTGTCATTCCTGATGCATTGACAGTAGGTGATAAGCTCCGTGCTCCCCTAAGTCAGGTGGCTATCTCAGGAAATGTCAGAAGGGGTTTGGGTCAACATAGGAAAAGGAAGTTGGATCAGGATGAAGACTGGAGACCCCTGGAAACGAGCTCTCCCATTAAAGCATGTAAAGAAGCTAGGATCTTAAAGAGAGATCTGGAATCCACTGATGCAATTGAAAAGGCATTTGCTAGAATGCACTTACAAACTAGTATGAAGAATGGTTGCACCAAACGTAGAATTGATGGAAGTCCTAGTATAGGTAAGAAGAAAAGCAAAAAATCCCTGATTTCAAATGAAAGCTCATCTTTAGCAATTATACAAGAAAAGGTGCCTAATGGAATTGGGAACAAAACTGGAGACATATCAAATGGTAATGCCGCTGATGGAGTTTTGCTCAAATCCATGCATAATGAAGTTACAGACAGAGAGGCAGATTTTTTCCCTTTGTCCACTCAAAGAAATGATAGGAAATCAAGTTTTAAGAAGAAAAGTAAGATGCCTCAAGTTGATGATCCACAGGCTTCCTTAATTCCTTGGAATCATGGCATGCTCAAAGAAGATCTCATAAGTAGAAAAGATGCTGAGTTCTTGCAGACTGAGCCTTTAAGGCTTCCATATCATTCAGCACAGGTTACAGCcagtgaaaaaggactaaatctTTCTCTTAACAGCTACATGACCAAGCAAAAGTATGACATGCGGCACAATCTACAGGTTGAAGACAGGCGAATGTCTTTGATTACTCAGCAAGAGGGCACTGCAGAAGATCAAGTAAACAGGAATGCTGCAGAAACCACATACGTTGGCAATTTCAGTTTTGCTTCTAAgccaatattggatatacctTGTGGCAAGGGAGAATATATCGGCATGAGTAGCAAGAGAACTACCGGTAGAATGCCCTTCCATAACGAGAAGCAGAACTACACATCTCAGTTTGATATCGGCAATTGTTCTCACCTGCAGCAAAAG AATTTTTATGGTACAACCGGCAACATGAAAACAATTGGAATTCAGGAATGTTCAGTACTTGCAAGGAAAGACGGTGACCAGAGAGCTAATAAGGTGTCTGAACAGGGAGCTTTAGATGACATTCCCATGGAAATTGTTGAACTCATGGCAAAGCATCAATATGAGAGGTGTCAACCTGATGGTGAACATGATAGATGCCAATTAGAAATGACTAATAATACTAAGATTGGTCAGGCAATGGATTTTAGTAAAGCATATGGGAGTGGAGAGATGAGCTTATTTCAGCAGGAAACTTCTCAAAAACGAAATCTTCCTGTTAAAAATGGAATAACCAAGAGGGGTGAAAATCTGGGACCTGCCAAACAGAAGTCAGTTGAATACTTTTCCCGGGCTGATCTAAACCAATTCAATATGAGCAAGCTGCAACAAACTCCTGCTCCTCCAGGGTTTAAGGCATTTTTTCAGTGTCAAGAAAAGCCATCAAGTGGATTCCACCATTCTGCTTCCAGTTCTGGCAGGCAAAATAGTGCTCAAAATTGCAAGTGGGTTGGGGATGTGGTGGGGAAGAGGTCCTTTCATAACTGTTTGCAGACCTCAGGAACATGTAATGCATGCCAGGGCATTCCCCAGCAGAGTAAAGAAACAAATCATCTTTGGTCCACCATGATGCCAAATCACATGCCTTTTGTGTACAACATTCCTCAAAAGTGTGCTGCGCTATCTCCCAATTTAGATGTCCTCTCGAATTCTCCTTGCAGTATGCCTAAGGAAAATAGAAGCGGTGATCATGGTCTGAAGCTTCTAAATCAGAATGCTGCCAGCTTTGGAAGGCCAAATAGAAATGGTTCTGAGACTCTCAGGACATGTTCAGAGTACCCATTTCCTTGCAAACATAATGGGATTGAGCTTAATCAAAAGCCTATGGGATCTTTAGATCTGTATTCTAATGAAACCATACCAGCAATGCATTTGCTTAGCCTCATGGATGCAGGACTTCGGTCTCGTGCACCAATAAATCTGGATGTAACCCCGAAGTTCCTGAAAAGGCCTTCCATAACTCATGATCAAGAGCCTATTGAGTTTTCTAGGCTGGATTCTGGAGCCTATCAAGCCACCAATACCATGAAGCACACATCATATGATTATCAGGGTAAAAATAAACTTGCAGAGGATTCCCATGGACGAATTTCTGCCATTCCAGCAGTTGTTGGTCCATCTGCTTCTTCATTTAAACATGATAAATGTTTCAAGGCCACTGATTTTTTCAGTCAGGTTTCTCAAGAAAAAGTAAAGGGAGAAGGCTTTGATTCACGCACACAGAATAAAGGCTGTAGATCACAGAAGTCTATAGGTCCAGGTGGAAATTTCGGCACCAATTGTGGATCCATTCCAGTTCATAGCATGCAGACAATGTTTTTTGGTGCATCAGATTCTATGTTTCCTTTACAGTTTCAGGGACtggaaaatttaactaaaaacaAGTTGGAGGTCCCTAGTGGCACTCGGCCTGTTCATCCCCACAAAAGCAGTTCTGAGACTGGAATCTGCAGTGTGAATAGAAATCCTGCTGATTTTAGTGTGCCAGAAGCTGGAAATTTATACATGATTGCAGGTGAAGATCTAAAATTTGGAAAGCTGGTTCCTTTTGCAAATGGGTATGGCTCGAATAAATTGATTGGGCAGAAGCGACCAAAGAAGCATTCTGCTGTGAAAGACCATCGGCGACATCTAACTTCATGA
- the LOC110648197 gene encoding protein PEROXIN-4, which translates to MQASRARLFKEYKEVQREKAVDPDIQLVCDDSNIFKWTALIKGPTETPYEGGVFQLAFSVPEQYPLQPPQVRFLTKIFHPNVHFKTGEICLDILKNAWSPAWTLQSVCRAIIALMAHPEPDSPLNCDSGNLLRSGDIRGYQSMARMYTRLAASPKKG; encoded by the exons ATGCAG GCATCAAGGGCAAGGCTGTTCAAGGAATACAAAGAGGTGCAGCGTGAGAAAGCAGTTGATCCTGATATTCAATTAGTTTGTGACGATTCCAACATCTTTAAGTGGACTGCACTTATCAAG GGACCAACAGAGACTCCTTATGAGGGCGGAGTCTTCCAACTTGCCTTTTCTGTTCCAGAGCAGTATCCTCTGCAGCCTCCTCAAGTGCGGTTCTTGACAAAAATATTTCATCCAAATGTGCATTTTAAG ACAGGAGAGATATGTCTTGATATCTTGAAGAATGCATGGAGCCCAGCCTGGACACTTCAGTCTGTTTGCAGGGCTATAATTGCTTTGATGGCTCACCCTGAACCTGATAGCCCTTTGAACTGTGATTCAG GCAATCTTCTACGTTCTGGTGATATCAGAGGTTATCAATCCATGGCAAGAATGTATACTAGACTTGCAGCGTCACCAAAGAAAGGGTGA
- the LOC110648196 gene encoding uncharacterized protein LOC110648196, with protein MCSLNKPITAPVGETSFEGRRMLVSRLARLTVLAQFFLPDPSHGSHLPLTQYISPTCPPKFPPCSIAIANPPKFVSYKRGVRTISKAASKPTSDTFLEMEPHSLDAQKLRFDFLQVLRSRRSADVPLSVENGKPVASPLYQDNTLPTSKSEAMESCPKVDIKNFKELLKEENLYLITEAGEQGRLPVLILSMKGSKERRSAVVFLHSTNKCKEWLRPLLEAYASRGYVAIAIDSRYHGERASNKTTYRDALISSWKKGDTMPFIYDTVWDLIKLADYLTQREDIDPTSIGITGESLGGMHAWFAAAVDTRYSVVVPIIGVQGFRWAIDNDKWQGRVDSIRPLFEEAQKDLGKREIDKEVVEKVWDRIAPGLASSFDSPYTIPAIAPRPLLILNGADDPRCPLEGLQIPKSRATKAYGEAHCLDKFKLIAQPGIGHQMTPLMVKEASDWFDKFLKK; from the exons ATGTGCAGCCTCAACAAGCCCATCACCGCACCCGTCGGAGAAACAAGCTTCGAAGGTCGAAGGATGCTTGTGTCCAGGCTTGCACGCCTAACGGTACTGGCTCAATTCTTCTTACCCGACCCTTCCCATGGGTCCCACCTCCCCCTCACCCAATACATCTCCCCCACGTGTCCTCCAAAATTTCCTCCTTGCTCCATAGCTATTGCTAACCCGCCAAAATTCGTTTCCTATAAACGCGGGGTCCGAACTATAAGCAAAGCAGCCTCTAAACCTACTTCCGATACCTTCCTTGAAATGGAGCCACACTCTCTCGATGCTCAGAAGCTCCGATTTGACTTCCTTCAAGTCCTCCGTAGCCGGCGATCCGCCGACG TTCCGCTATCGGTAGAAAATGGAAAACCGGTGGCGTCTCCGTTGTATCAGGATAATACGCTACCAACGAGCAAGAGTGAG GCGATGGAGTCTTGTCCTAAGGTAGATATCAAGAATTTTAAGGAGTTGCTGAAAGAGGAGAATCTTTATTTGATTACTGAG gCAGGAGAGCAAGGGCGTTTGCCTGTGCTAATTCTGAGTATGAAAGGAAGCAAAGAAAGAAGGTCTGCAGTGGTTTTCCTGCACAGCACAAACAAGTGCAAAGAGTGGCTGCGGCCCCTGCTTGAG GCCTATGCCTCGCGAGGATATGTAGCCATTGCAATTGACTCTCGCTACCATGGTGAACGTGCCAGCAATAAAACTACTTATCGGGAT GCTCTTATATCATCATGGAAAAAGGGTGATACAATGCCATTCATATATGATACG GTCTGGGACTTGATAAAACTGGCAGATTATCTTACACAGAGGGAAGATATAGACCCTACTAGTATAGGAATTACTGGTGAATCGCTGGGAG GAATGCATGCATGGTTTGCTGCTGCTGTTGACACCAGATATTCGGTGGTGGTCCCTATAATTGGTGTGCAG GGGTTTCGTTGGGCCATAGACAATGATAAGTGGCAAGGTCGGGTTGACAGTATAAGGCCTTTATTTGAAG AAGCACAAAAAGATTTAGGCAAGAGAGAAATTGATAAAGAAGTGGTGGAAAAG GTGTGGGATAGAATTGCACCAGGTCTGGCCTCTAGCTTTGATTCACCATACACAATTCCCGCCATTGCACCACGTCCGCTGCTAATTCTCAACG GTGCAGATGATCCCCGTTGCCCACTTGAAGGTTTACAAATTCCCAAATCGAGAGCAACCAAGGCTTATGGAGAAGCCCATTGTCTGGATAAATTTAAG CTAATTGCGCAACCTGGAATTGGGCATCAAATGACACCATTAATGGTGAAAGAAGCAAGTGATTGGTTCGACAAGTTCCTCAAGAAATAA